In the Streptomyces sp. NBC_00193 genome, GACGACTGGGTTGATAGGCCAGATGTGGAAGCCCGGTAACGGGTGGAGCTGACTGGTACTAATAGGCCGAGGGCTTGTCCTCAGTTGCTCGCGTCCACTGTGTTAGTTCTGAAGTAACGAACTGTGTTCATATCCGGTTGGTTAACTTCATAGTGTTTCGGTGGTCATAGCGTTAGGGAAACGCCCGGTTTACATTCCGAACCCGGAAGCTAAGCCTTTCAGCGCCGATGGTACTGCAGGGGGGACCCTGTGGGAGAGTAGGACGCCGCCGAACAATCATTGTAGAAAGCCCCGTACCGGGAAACCGGTACGGGGCTTTTCTGCGTTTACAGGGCTTTCTCGAACTCGGCCTCCACGGCCGGCCCGCCCCGACGGCTACGTGCTACGTCCTCTCGGGCTGCCATACGTAGCGGACGTCCGGCTCACGCTCCTCATTGCGGATTCCGTCGGTACGTTCGACCGCGATGAAGCCGTGCCGCTCGTAGAAGCGATGTGCCGGCCCGTTGACTTGGAACGTCCACAGGCTGAGTCCGTCCGGCCGCTTCTCCTTGGCCAGGGCCATGAACCGGTCGCCGAGGCCCGTTCCCCGCCACGGCGGATCCAGGTAGAGCTGTTCCAGTTCCTCGCCGTCGAGGACGAGGAGCCCCACCACGAAGCCGTCGGCCTCGGCTACCCAGGTCTCGTACTGCGGCACGACCACGCAGGAGAACCACTCCCGCACCGCGTCGTCGCTGTGCGCAAGACGCACGGTCGGCAGCGCGGTTCTGAAGGAACGCAGCCAGGTGTCGGCCATGCCGGCCGCATCAGAGTCGACCGCACGTCGCAAGGCAAGCTCAGCACTGTTCACAGCGCGGGACTATCGCAGAGCAGTGCCCCGCCCGCATCCGAATTCGAGCCCACCGCCCACCGCATCCCAGCAGATCGGTTTGGGGCGTCCTCTTCCAGGCCGAGGCTTACCGTGCGTTCCATGGAGCTGGATGCTGAACTCAGTGCTCTAGCAGCCCAAGAGGACCTGTCCGCCGACCTGGTGTGGAGCGTCGGGACCTGACTGATGAACTGATAGCGGAGATCATCGAGCTCGGCTCCGTACGAACTCTCACCGCGAACACCTCCGTGCCCTCTCGGCTCAGGGCCCGCTTCGCGGAGGATCCGGAGCAGGCCGTTCGGTGTGCGGTCGCGGCGAGCGTCAGAGACGTGCCGCTGGGGCTGCTCGCCCGGCTGGCGGCCGACCCGGACCCTTCCGTGCGATCGTTCCTTGCGATGAACGAGCATCTGCCGGCGGAATTGCTGGCCCTCCTGGCCGCGGAATCGGAAGCCAGTGTGTGGATGCTGTCGTTCAGTCGCGGCACGCACACGTGTCCTCCAGCCGCACCGGCCCCGCCGAATCTCACGCGGCAACAGGCAGAGTCCTTGCTCGCTCAGGCCGGGCTGTAAGCATGAGTCCTGTCGTCAAGCTGCCTGAGGCAGGACGGGGCCGGATGTTGAGCGGCTGATTCTCCGTGTCATCAACGTGATCGCAGCTCATGTGATGGGGGCTTCGGAGTGCTGGACGAGCCGTTCGTAGTCTCTGGCGTGACGGTGGGCGTGCATGAGCCAGGCCTGGGTGCGTTCGACGACCCAGCGGCGGGGCAGGACAACGAATCCGGTGGCGTCCTTCGGCCGGCTGACCGTTTTGATGGTGAGGCGGAGGTAGGTCTTGGCCCAGGTGACGAGCTGGCCGGCGTAGGCGGAGTCGGCCCAGACGATGGTGATCTCGGGGTGCATGAGCCGGAGGCGGAAGAGGACTTCCTTGGCTGCTCGTTCGGCTCCGAGCTGGTGTCCGTCGGCCCTGGTTCAGATCAGGTTGTGGGCGGCGATGATGTCGCGGAGTGGCGAGTGCGGCCCGCACTTGGCTTTGTGAGAGTTCGCTGGTCGGCGTCAGCTGGTGGAAGAGGATGAAGCGGAGTGTGTCGACCGCGGTCTCGATCCAGTCCAGCGTCGCGCGGACGCGGGCTACGTTCTCGTGGAGGACGGTCTTCTTGTCCTCGCCGAGGTGCCGGTCCCGCAGCCCCCGGACCGCCCTGGCGGCCCCGCTCAACCTGAGCGTGATTGAGCTCGTGGCGGGCCCGGTCATCGGGCATGGCCTTGAACACCAAGCCCGGCCGGCGCAGTGGCCTTCCCCTCAGACGAGACCGGTGTCTCTGCTTGATGGCTGACCCGGCGGCTGGAGTCATCAGCTGACCAGCGGGTCTTGCCCTCGGGCGGATTGCGGATCGTCGAGAACCGTTCGTCCTCGTGCTCGATCCGGGCCGGGATTCGGTGGACCGTGAAAGGGACGTCGGGCCGACGGTGCTCCTTCGGTCACCGCGAAGACGCTCCGACCTCGACGTGATTTTCGGGCATGGGCTTCCACCACCCCGAGCGGACCGGGCACGGCTTCCGAAGACCGTGGCGAAACGCAGGCCGCTGCCCTCGCAGCGTCAGACCGGCAGTCCGTTGAGGGCAACAAAGCCCATGGAGTTGAACGGAGTTGGGCATAGCGCGACCGGATGGGCGTTCGCCCTGCGGTTACTGTGACCGCTCGCCGAGCGATTCGTTCCGGGCCCTCCAGGCCCTCACCTTGCACCGCCCCGAGCGGTACATCGCGGGGGTGGACCGACGGCCCACCCCCGCGATCCACCGCGTCCCGCAGACGGTGTACTCCACCACGCCGGCACCGTCCCGAACGGCCGCGAGGCGCTTGCGCAGCCTCTGCTGGTGATGCCGTGACCTGGAACCACACCCTCACCAGATGAGGCCGTCAGAGCAGTCAGATCACCGGATCGGAAGCAAGCACTCAGGGACTAGCGGCCCGTCGTCTCCGCACCGGAGCGGGCTCAACCTGGGGTTGGAGAAGGCCTGCTCACCGTGTGGTTGCCCGGCGGTGGGTGGCGCGGAGTAGTGCGGAGACGAGGGTGGACAAGTCGAGGGCGCCGTCTGGGTCGTCCGCGTAGCGGGTGGTCTGGAGTGGGCCCACTTCGTCCAGGCGTACTCCTTCCCTCTCCAGGACGTGGGCGAGGACCAGCAGTGCCAGGCGTGCGTTGCCGTCCGGGTAGGGGTGGAAGAAGGCGATGTCGAGGTACGCCCTGGCCGCGCGGGCGGTCAGGGGAACCGACGGGTCGGCGCTCTGGTGCAGGCAGGCGGTGAAGTCCTGCCATGTGTGGGGCGTGAGCCCGTATCGTTCCCGGCCGCCCTTGGCGAAGGCGTCGCTCCGGCGCAGACCCACCTCGTTCACACCCAGGACCAGCGTCTGCCAGCCGGCGAGGAGGGTCGGGGTGAGCGGCTCTCCCCGTGAGGCCGCGACGCGGGACAGGGTCATCGCCGCGAGCAGCCGGTCGGCGCGATCCGGGTCGCGAAGGCGGACCGGACCGTCGATCCAGGCGGCGAGTCCGTCGACGGCCGGGCGCACCGGAGCCGGGCCCACGCTCGCCGCGGAGCGCCAGTCGACCTGCTCCCTGACCTTGCACCACGCGGCCAGGGCGTCACCGTTCACGGTAGAACCCGCGGCCGGTCAGGCGGATCGCGAGGTCCTCGCCCACGGTGTCGATCAGGGTCGGGGCGGGCGCGACATGGCTCTTGAACCGGCCGCCGATCGCAACTTCCACCGCCTTCTGTGCCTCTTCCGAGCTCATGCCGGTGGAAGTGAGGAACCAGGTCAGCGTCGTCTCGCAGAGCCCGTACCAGGACGACGAGGCGTGGGTGCTGCTCACGACCGCGGTGACCAGGCGGGTCACCGCGCGTTCCAGGTGCCAGCTCTGGTCCTCGGCGCTCGCATCGGGATGCGGTGCAAGGCGCTCGAACCGCTCGGCCACGTCCTCCAGCCAGTCTCGCCACTCCAGCAGGCAGGTCACGACGCGTTCGGCGGTCTCCTGGGCCTCTCCGACCGAGTCCGAGGCACAGCACCAGGACTCGACTGGACCCCCGTGGTGGACCGACTGGTCCCAACCGCAGGTCCACCGGCCGTATCGGGACACCAGGAGCGCGGTGACCTCGTAGGTGAAGCGAAAGCCCGCCATCCGGTCGGGGCAAGCCGCCCGGTCGGCCTCGGGAGGCACCATCGGGACGATGAGCGCCGTCAGCTGTGCCGCCTCCTCGTCGTCCCAGTCGAAAGGGTTCCGGCCGGGGTCGGCGGCGGTCCAGGGCAGCGACCAGATGAGTTCGCGGTCGAAGGACGTGGCGTACCCCCGAGGTGAGACGTGACGGACAGCCGACCGATCATGCCCACCCGGTCGAGACCTGTCACTCCCATGTGTCGGCCCTGCGAGCTCCGCTGCTTCCACCCGCCTGGCTCGAGGGGGCCCGGGCGGGACGCCCAGGCGGTGTCGCGGTGCCACCAGTTCAGGAGTACGGCTCGCCCGGCGACGGCGGCGGTCCAGGGCCGGCGCCCCCGTACACGAGGGTGGGGGGTCGTGTCGCGTCGATTTGGACCGCGCAGGGGGTGTCATGTAGAGTCAAACGGTTGCCTGGAACTGGACAAGTTCGGCAGCCGGCCCCCAAAGAAGCAATTCGGAGTGGGCACCCTCGACTCCTCATCCAGGAATCCGAAGCCGGGAAATCCGGTGGAAAACTTCTGATAGAGTCGGTCTCGCCGGAAAGGGAAACGCGAAAGCGAAGAACTGGAAAGCGAATCCCGCTGACTGGGAATCGGACACGAAAGAGTCTGATAGAGTCGGAGACACAAGAACGAAACGAAGCGCCCGGAGGAAAGCCCGAGAGGGTGAGTACAAAGGAAGCGTCCGTTCCTTGAGAACTCAACAGCGTGCCAAAAATCAACGCCAAAAAGTTGATACCCCGTCCATTTCGGTGGATGAGGTTCCTTTGAAAAAGACCTGTGAGGTCGCGGCTTCGGCCCTGACACTTGCAGGCAATTACACAGCGAGGACGCAGTGGACGGTCGGTCTTATTCCGACATGACTGTCCCGCTCTAAGTGCGTGTGCACCCGATTACGGGTAAACATTCATGGAGAGTTTGATCCTGGCTCAGGACGAACGCTGGCGGCGTGCTTAACACATGCAAGTCGAACGATGAAGCCCTTCGGGGTGGATTAGTGGCGAACGGGTGAGTAACACGTGGGCAATCTGCCCTTCACTCTGGGACAAGCCCTGGAAACGGGGTCTAATACCGGATAACACTCCTGCCTGCATGGGCGGGGGTTAAAAGCTCCGGCGGTGAAGGATGAGCCCGCGGCCTATCAGCTTGTTGGTGGGGTAATGGCCCACCAAGGCGACGACGGGTAGCCGGCCTGAGAGGGCGACCGGCCACACTGGGACTGAGACACGGCCCAGACTCCTACGGGAGGCAGCAGTGGGGAATATTGCACAATGGGCGAAAGCCTGATGCAGCGACGCCGCGTGAGGGATGACGGCCTTCGGGTTGTAAACCTCTTTCAGCAGGGAAGAAGCGAAAGTGACGGTACCTGCAGAAGAAGCGCCGGCTAACTACGTGCCAGCAGCCGCGGTAATACGTAGGGCGCAAGCGTTGTCCGGAATTATTGGGCGTAAAGAGCTCGTAGGCGGCTTGTCACGTCGGATGTGAAAGCCCGAGGCTTAACCTCGGGTCTGCATTCGATACGGGCTAGCTAGAGTGTGGTAGGGGAGATCGGAATTCCTGGTGTAGCGGTGAAATGCGCAGATATCAGGAGGAACACCGGTGGCGAAGGCGGATCTCTGGGCCATTACTGACGCTGAGGAGCGAAAGCGTGGGGAGCGAACAGGATTAGATACCCTGGTAGTCCACGCCGTAAACGTTGGGAACTAGGTGTTGGCGACATTCCACGTCGTCGGTGCCGCAGCTAACGCATTAAGTTCCCCGCCTGGGGAGTACGGCCGCAAGGCTAAAACTCAAAGGAATTGACGGGGGCCCGCACAAGCAGCGGAGCATGTGGCTTAATTCGACGCAACGCGAAGAACCTTACCAAGGCTTGACATATACCGGAAAGCATTAGAGATAGTGCCCCCCTTGTGGTCGGTATACAGGTGGTGCATGGCTGTCGTCAGCTCGTGTCGTGAGATGTTGGGTTAAGTCCCGCAACGAGCGCAACCCTTGTCCTGTGTTGCCAGCATGCCCTTCGGGGTGATGGGGACTCACAGGAGACCGCCGGGGTCAACTCGGAGGAAGGTGGGGACGACGTCAAGTCATCATGCCCCTTATGTCTTGGGCTGCACACGTGCTACAATGGCCGGTACAATGAGCTGCGATACCGTGAGGTGGAGCGAATCTCAAAAAGCCGGTCTCAGTTCGGATTGGGGTCTGCAACTCGACCCCATGAAGTCGGAGTTGCTAGTAATCGCAGATCAGCATTGCTGCGGTGAATACGTTCCCGGGCCTTGTACACACCGCCCGTCACGTCACGAAAGTCGGTAACACCCGAAGCCGGTGGCCCAACCCGTAAGGGAGGGAGCTGTCGAAGGTGGGACTGGCGATTGGGACGAAGTCGTAACAAGGTAGCCGTACCGGAAGGTGCGGCTGGATCACCTCCTTTCTAAGGAGCACAGTACCGATTGCAGACAAACGTTCTGCACGGTCAGCTCAGGGTGGAACGTTGATTAGTTGGCACGGTTTCCAAAACCTTCTGTGAGTACTGCTTCGGCGTGGAAAACGGTTTGAGTGGCGGGGATCGTGCTTGGCACGTTGTTGGGTATCTGAGGGTACGGCCGTAAGGCTTTATCTTCGCGATGCCGGCCCCAGTGAACTTCGTCTCCGGATGAGGGTGATGGGTGACTGGTCGTTGCTTGAGAACTACACAGTGGACGCGAGCATCTGTAGGCCAAGTTTTTAAGGGCGCACGGTGGATGCCTTGGCACCAGG is a window encoding:
- a CDS encoding GNAT family N-acetyltransferase, which gives rise to MADTWLRSFRTALPTVRLAHSDDAVREWFSCVVVPQYETWVAEADGFVVGLLVLDGEELEQLYLDPPWRGTGLGDRFMALAKEKRPDGLSLWTFQVNGPAHRFYERHGFIAVERTDGIRNEEREPDVRYVWQPERT
- a CDS encoding DUF6192 family protein; protein product: MPARIEHEDERFSTIRNPPEGKTRWSADDSSRRVSHQAETPVSSEGKATAPAGLGVQGHAR
- a CDS encoding Fic family protein, producing the protein MNGDALAAWCKVREQVDWRSAASVGPAPVRPAVDGLAAWIDGPVRLRDPDRADRLLAAMTLSRVAASRGEPLTPTLLAGWQTLVLGVNEVGLRRSDAFAKGGRERYGLTPHTWQDFTACLHQSADPSVPLTARAARAYLDIAFFHPYPDGNARLALLVLAHVLEREGVRLDEVGPLQTTRYADDPDGALDLSTLVSALLRATHRRATTR